A window of Candidatus Gracilibacteria bacterium genomic DNA:
ATAGAACTACAGCTGTAACAAATATAACAACTACTCTAAATAATATTTCAAATAAATACCATAAACTAGCATCACCAAGAAACATTCTTCCAAATTCAAATGGGACAAAATCAAATTCCATATAATTATCTTAATAAGTTAATACTCATTATTATATGAACGTAAATGTATAGAATACGTATGAAAACAAAAAACTACTCCTCTCAAAGTTTTTCGAGATTGTTATCATTAAGGACAAGAATAGCAATTCAAATCACTATAGATAAAATACTTGAGAGGACCCAAAATTGAGGCAAAAAAAAGTGATCTAAAAGGTTCCATATTCATCTCCATATCATTATTATGGCAACTGAAATTAAAAATATTCGTAAATCATTGAGGAGTGATTTTTTGGTAAATCTTTTTTCTACTTCTTTTTTCTCAAACATGTATTCAAATATTATATTTTATTTAATATAATTCTATCATACAAACTCAGAAAAATAAAAAAATCTCAGACATTATTCTGAGATTTTTTTATTTTTTGAATAGGAGTAATTTACTAGTACTTCCCTGCTGTTACAAATGCTATTTCATACTCAGTATCAGCTAAATCACAAGAGGCTTGAGATAATTTAGCTGCTGCATTAGGTTGAAAGTATAAATTTTGGCAATAATTTTGGTGTCGTATCTGCATTTCATCTCGTGAAATATCATGTGAAGAAGCATAAACAATGAGTGCAAGAAGAAAATCCATATTGTGAAAAACTGAAAAGTAATAGCTTTAATATAAGGATTTATATGTTGCTTGCAAAAGATTTTAAGAAGCTTCTTTGACAGTTTCAAAGTGTATATTTTTATAAACAAGCGAACTTATTAAAACTCAAACAAGTGGAAGGATACTAAGGAGAAAATATATAGAAAAATCTATATGAGTATATATAAGAGTGGCTAATATAGGGATTCAAACTGATATGAAGCTCTCTAAACCAGCAACCATTCACATAATTTCTCATTGATTTTTTTTATCCACGCTTCTTGAAAATAAAGAACTCAGCGTACTCCAAGAGAGAGAAATACCGAGCACAGCAAAAAAATAAAAAACAGTAAATAATATGATATTTTTAGTTGAAGCCATTGCAAGAAATCATAATCACATAAAAATCATTCATATATAAAGACTTTTGCGATCTCGAAATTTTTTCACAAAATATCGTATAGAAACTGTTTGATGAAATATAAGAAACATTCCCGTGAATGTCATATAATATCATACATTGATAGCATCGAATCTAAATACATCTATTAGGTATAATGCGGAAATACTTGTATATCAAACAAATGCAGAAAACATACAAATTTTCATAAATATAGTATATCTAATATTTTTGAATTTTCACCATTTTGATATTTGAGCAAACAAATTTGTATTTTTGAGTGAGATTTTAATCTTTGATTTTTTATCTTCTTCTGCAATTGATTCTTGTAAAAAGAAAATCATGATTAGAAGAGTTATAAAAGAAATGATAGTACCAGCAATTGCCGTTCACAAATAACCATAACTTGTTCACATAGAAAATGCTCAAATAGATGGACCTACAACAATTGCAAGTCACATAATAGCTCCATTCATTCAAAAAACTTTCGTTCTTTCTGAAGGTGTAGATAGATCAGCTATGATAGCTTGTGCTACGGAATTATTTCATCAAGTAATTCCATCAAATACACGAGATAAAAAAATTACAAGAATTGGAAGAGATATGAACGATAAAAACTGATACTCTGGAAGTAAGTATGACACTCAAAGTACAACCCAAGACAACATAGTTCCTGCTTGAGTAATGATCAAAATAGGTTTTCTTCAATATTTATCTGAAAGAGAACCTAAGATTGGAGCAGCCAAGAATTGAAATAAACTAAAAGTACCAAGTAATATTCACAGGACTACTTCAGGGGCTTCATAAATTTTAATGATAAAAGGAAGGACTGGAAAAAGCATAGTAAAACTTAATCCGTTTACAAAAGTGATAAGAAATACAATGAAAAATCGAGATTTCATCATATTTAGGAATGTGTTTTTCATTATTTATAGTCGTGAAAGAATGTTTTTTCTATAATTTTAAATTTTTTCTTTTTATAGAGTTCAAAATTCTCGTCATCAAATTCTAAAATATAATCAAGTTTCGTAAGTTTTTCTCTATAAAAAGGAAAAAAGTTAAATCCAGAAGAATATTTCACGTAAAAATCTATTTTTTTGATTCTGATTCAAAAAGTTCTGAGAAAATAATCCTTTAGAAAACTTTGAAACGAGACTTCAAATATATTCCCAGTTTTTTTCAGTATATCTATATAATTTGTTGTATCTACGAAATTAGTTTTGATTCGAACAAAATTGAGATTATGTTCTTGTTCTTTGAAGCTATAAATATTTCATTTAAGTTGTTTGAATCTTGAAGTATCTTTTTCAACGAGTAGGTAATACGGTATTCTTTTTATATCTGTATTGTAGATTTCTTTTATAAAAATTTTTCTATATCACCCATATCTTGCTCCCCACTCTAAAAATCATATTTTTTTAGCAGTTTTATCGTATTTATATTCGAGGTGTATCACTCATCGGTAATCAATTTCCTCGAGTTTAACTCTGAGTTGTTCAAGTAAACTTAGCTCAAGTTTCGCGAGCATAGAAAAATCTAGATGATAACTAATTGGAAGAATAAAATTAAAATGTTTTTGTAGCTCTTCCCCATATTTTGCAAGAAACTCTTTTGAAAATTTGTTTTTATCAGAAAGCTCAATCATTGCTATCTCACGAGCATATGTCAGGAGATACATTTTAGAATCAGCGTAAAATACATCAACAGAATAGAGTTCTCAACCTATATATTCCTCAATCATATAGTCAAAGTTTCGAGAAAGTTTAGGGAGAATATCAAGAAAATCTTCTTTCGAGGTAATTTTAAAAGTACTTCGTGACGCACTTGCATTGGTTGGTTTAATAATACTCATTGGACCAACTCAATCTAAAAGTTCATCATATTCCATATGCATAACTTCCTTGTATGTTCGCTTCATTATATTTTTCTCTCAAACATCTCAGAGAAATTTTTGCATGACATCTTTCTCTTTGAAAATTTTTGGATTTATTTTAGATCCAAATGATTTATTAAATACCTTAATGGCATATTTAGAATTATCATCTCAAGAAAACAATGGCAATACCATATATTCTGGAAAATCTGTGTACGCAGTATTTATAGCTCTGTTGAGTCAGTTAACACCAGTATAACTGACAATAGAAATATTTGAAGGAATCTTTATTTTGAGTGTATCTTTGTTTCAAGAATATAAGAGTCGGATTTTAGTATATGGGAGAGTACTAAATGAAAGAAGTGTTTCTTTCGATACATTTGCAACTTGAGCCAGAAGAAGAGTTTTAGTATTTTTCATAAATGCTTGAGTGAATTAACTGCTGAATTTTAATTATATATTTCAAATAGCAAACTAAAAATGTAACTCTATTTATAGCTATAAAAATTGATTTATATCAAATTTAAAATAGCATAGAGAAGTAAATTATATTTTTTAAAGATATTTCTCATGAACAAAGTACAACTTTCTACAATCTGAATGCTCACAGCTCTTGTAATTCTTACGTCTTGCGCAAACAAAAATGAAGTTCAAATTAACTCAAGTTCTAGTGGCTGAATTACCCCAGTTCAAGCAACAACTCAAGAACAAGATGAAACTACATGAACAGGGAGCGAAGAAATAGTTGAACAAGAAGCAGTCGAAGAAGAGGTACTAGAAGTTCAATCTACAAACTGAAGTAGAGTTACTCTCAATGATATTAAAGAGTGAACTACTATTACATCTTGAGAAATTGTCATTTGAACTGTAAGTGTTGATTGGTACAAAGATAGTGAATTTCCAATTAGTCTTATAGCTGAAAATGGAACCATACTAGCTACCAGTACAGCTTCAGGTGAAGTAATTGATGAACAGTGAAATCCAACTGGAGATAACGTTCAATATGTTGCTGAACTCATCTTTGAAGTTCCTGAAGGAGTTACCAAGGCTACCCTCAAACTAGAATCTGCTAATTCTGGAGACTTTTTAGAAATTCCGGTAAGCTTATAATTTTCATATCATCGAATACTAAAGCTCTCATTGAGGAGAGCTTTTTTTTATCTAAATAATGCTTCATCACTTATGATTTTAGAACCTATATATAATCAAGAAATTGCTAAAGTGCTCAATCTCAAAGAGCATCAAGTTTCTACTACTCAAGATATGCTCGACGAATGAGCAACAGTTCCGTTTATATCCCGCTATAGACAAGAAAGAACGTGATGACTTGATGAAACAGTCATAAGAGCTATTATAGAATTGAGAAAGTGACTTGAACAATTATTTAAACTCAAAAATACTGCTCTACAGGGAATTTTTGATCAATGAAAACTCACTCCAGAACTTGAAAGGAATATAGTGAATTCTAATAATATAAAGGAAGTAGAAGAACTTTACAAACCCTATAAAACAAAAAAGAAAACTCTCGCTATGTTGGCAATAGAAAAGGGATTTCAAATCGTAGCTGACAATTTTAAAAAAAATATATCCAAGATTCCTGATAATTTTTTGGCAAAGTATGATTCTACAGAAATACTAGAAGGAGCGAGTCAGATTATATCAGCTGAAATATCAGCTAATATGAATCTTAGACATGCACTGAGAGATGATTTACAATGATATGGAATACTTATTTCTAAAATAAAAACACCAACTGCACTCGCAAAACTTAATAAAAAAGATGCTGGTCAAGTTTCTAAGTTTGATATATACACGGATTTTTCTAATAGAATAAATTATCTCAAACCCTATCAAATACTTGCTCTCAATAGAGGAGAAAATCTGTGAATTCTCAATATAAAAATAGAGAAAACAGAGAAAACATACGACATTATTAAAAAAAGATATGCTGGAGAATTAGAAATATCATCACAATTCATTACAGAGCTTGAAGAGTGACTCAAACTTGGCTATACTACACTATTTAAATCTGTTGAAAATGAAATTAGATGAATTCTCACTGAGCAATGAGAAGACGATGCTATCATAACATTTAGTAAAAATCTTGGTCAACTGCTTATGACGAAACCTGAGTATTGAAAAACTATTCTCGCTCTTGATCCTGGATTTGCAGCTTGATGTAAAATGGTAGTACTTGATAATCTCTGAAACCCTCTGTATTTTAGTAAAATATTTCTTTCTCAAAAGGATAATTCTAAAATTGAACTCAGTAAAATTATTAAAAACTATAACATAGATGTTATAGTTATAGGAAATGGTACAGGTGTGAAAGAATCAACAGAACTTGTTCAAAGTATTTCAGATATAGATATTTATATAGTGAATGAATCAGGTGCTTCTGTATATTCTGCAAGTGCTATAGCAGCAGAAGAATTTCCAAATTTAGGAAGTTTAGAAAGGTGAACGGTATCAATTTGAAGAAGATTTATAGATCCACTTTCAGAACTTGTAAAAATACCAGTTTGAAGTATAGGAGTATGAATGTATCAACATGATATCAGTGAAAAGAAACTAGAAGAAAAACTTTGATATGTCATAGAGGATACCGTGAACGAAGTAGGTATAAATGTTAATACAGCTTCCGTATATGTTCTCTCACATATATCATGAATTACAAAAACTGCTGCAAAAAAAATATATAATAATAGACCCTATACTTCGAGAGCAGAGCTCAAAAAACAACTCAGTCCAAAAGTATTTAAATTGGCAATTTGATTTCTCAGGGTTCCACAAAGCAAGGAAATCCTAGATACAACAGATATTCATCCTGAGCAGTATGCACTTGCGAGATTTGTAACAAAACAACAAAATACCATAGAGTCACTTGATTCATTTTATAAAAACAATGAGGTAAAAATTAAAGATTTGTACAATGATGCAAATATACAAACTCTAGAATTTATTACTCACAGCCTCTCTCAAGCAGGAATTGAGAAGAGAGTTCTTTCAAGTCATCAAAAGGCAACTACATTAAGTAACAGTGATTTCAAAGCTTGAGATATAGTGCCATGAATTATTCGTAATGTTCTCGCTTTTTGAGCATTTGTAGATATTGGGATGAAGCAAGATGGTCTTGTGCATATATCTCAAATTGCTGATAGATATGTTGCTGATCCAAAAGAAGTAGTAGAAGTCTGACAAAATATTCGTGTAAAGATTCTCTCAATAGATGAATCAACTGGTAAGATTCAACTTTCACTCAAAGATGCAGTATCTTTGTAAAAAATAAAATTCTTAATATAATCAACGTATCACTTTTTATGTATTAATATATAGCTTTATGAAATTTATAGTACTTATTCTCTCTTGTTGAGCTCTTGCTCTCGTGCTATCGAGCTGTGGTGAAGCAATTGCTCCAGATAGTAATATTTCTTGAAGTACTACTCAAGATGCATCTACTAATCCTTCATTAGATTCTTGAATATCTATTCCTTGAATTGAAGATAGTGAAACGAGCAAAATAGAAGAAGTAACAACTATTGAATCAGTAAAATGAGCACCAGTAGTGTTATTTGATTTTACTCCAAATATGCCGGTATCGTCTCCATTGGAAATAAAATGAAAAGCTCCTCGAAGTTGGTTTTTTGAATGAATATTTCCTGTAGCACTTATGGTGGAAAGTAACGATGTCGTTGCGGAAACAGGTGCAAGTGGAGATTGGCTCGTACCAATTAGTGAAAATGCTGAATTAAGTGGAGAAGATATGATTGATTTCACAGCCACACTCGATTTTTCTAGTCCACTTGTTACTAAAAATTGAAAACTTCAACTCAGAAGCTATAACCCAAGTGACACAGAAGAAAACAATGATATGATCGAAATTGATGTTATATTCGATTAGTTCATACATTTCATACACTTTCACTACAGATACTCAGTAATTTTACAGAGTATTTTTTTAAATAATAAATTATGACTAAAGTTACTGGAGGATGTGATTGTGGTAACGTTCGATACGAGGCAGAGTGAGAAATAGATGGAGCAGTGAGCTGTCACTGTAAACAGTGTCAAAAAATACACGGGATATACAAACCAATGCTCGTTATTAACAAAACAGATTTAAAAATCACTGAAGATTCAGGACTCAGTTGGTATGAGTCAAGTCCTGACAATAAAAGAGGATTCTGCAAAGACTGTGGTTCTGCGATATTTAAAAAACCAAATGATGACGCAAAAGCCATGTCTGACAAGATTATGCCATCAGTAGGAAGTCTCGATGATACGACACCATGGAAAAACCAACTCAATGTATTTTGTAAATTTAAATGAGAATATTACAATATGCCAGACGGAGAACAAAAAGAAATTATGTAATTCAAAAATAAGCTCACGAAAGTGAGTTTTTTTATTTCTGAAATACAACACTGATGTATTAACTAAATAATTATTACATTATAATAATTTAACCAATTTTTTCTTAATCTGAGTGAGGAACTAAAAAATGGCGAAAAATAAAACAAAAACTCAAGTTCAAGATGGAGTTAAGAAACCAGTGAGTATGATTCTTAAGCAAGATCATACCTATTTCGGACGAGAACTGACGGACAAAGAAAAAGAAATTGTCTATCTAGCTTTTCGGCGTCGTTCAGAGATAAAAACTAAACATGCATATTTCGACCACGGTGAAGAGCCAACTCTGCTGAGGTTATATCTACTTGGAAGCAAGTTCAATTCAACAGTAGAATTTCTCGTCAAGTACGGTTCTTTCGAACCTTTAATGGGAAAATCCAAAGGGACTGAAGATATTGAAGTAGGCTTCAACGTTGAGCTCAAGTCAACTCTTATCAAGGGAACAATTCTCCTTGAGGTCCTGAGACGCCAGTTCAAGGCTACACTTATTATTCCAAGTTAAGTCATTCTATGACTTGTGCTATGGCTAAAAGAAAACAAAAGAGCCCCCACGTGGGGGCTCTTTTATATTACATCAACTCTATATCTAACTGGTGAAGCAATCCCTCGCAGTATTCCCTACTAAACTTAGTTTTTGAGAATTTATTGTGTTGTGGATCTATAGAGAAGTTGAAGCTTCAACGTAAATCTGCATTTTTAAAATTACAGCCAAGAAATGTAGTTTTGAGCAAATCGCAATATCAAAATACTGCATTTTCAAGATAGGTATTAGTGAAGTCTGATTCTGTAATTTTGCAATCTTCGAAGTGGATACCTTTGAGAGACAGTCAAAAAAAAGAAGTAAGTGTAATAGTACAATCATAAAAATTAAAGTTTGATAAGAGTCGGTCTATATCTCAAAACTTAAGTCAAAGTATCTTGCATCCCTTGAATCTAATATCATTGAGAGTGGTATTTTTGAGAGTTATATTTGAAAGATTACACTTTTCAAAAGTACAGTTTGAAAAGTTTTTACGAGAAAAAACATGATTTGAAAAGTTTATTCCCACAAAGTGCACATCTGAAATGTAATCCTGAGACATAATCTCCTGAATATTTAAATCTGTTATTTTTTGCATAAATATATCATACGAAAATTCTACAAATAAAAAAATGAATAATACTCTCGCATTATTTTATATCTCCCTATAATCAAAGAATAAATTAAATAAAAATATGTTTCAAGAAATAATAGATGAAATACTTGCGTGTCATGATGAGTTCAGTGAGCATGAACTTGCTGAAATTTGTCAGGTTTTTTATGATGAAATACCTGCTAAAATAAAACATGAAACCAAACTCAAACGTACAGCAAAATATATGAGAAGTGAGTTTGAACTTCATGATACTACTTCAGAACAAAAAACACTTATTATTTGAGCAAATAAACAGTATTCTCTTGAGAGCATACCCAAGTACCTTTTTGAATGAAAATCATCTATAGCATCTAGTTTAATAGATATAAACAAGCTCTCAAAATCTATATGAGCTGAACCATTGCTTATAGATGCAAATCTCAAAATAAATACGAATGATAAGGTAGCACTTATCGGAAAAAATGGTGCTGGAAAAACAACGCTCCTAAAAATGATTCTCGCAAAAGCTGGAATACTCAAATGAGAGCAGGCTGAGGTACTTGATTTAGAAAATATAGACGGAAATATCGAACTCGCTTCTGGGATTAAAATAGGATATCTCTCTCAAGACCTCTTCTGGTCAGATTCAAAAAACACACTGAGACAAGAAATGGCAACTATATTTCCAGATATTACGCACAAAATAGAGCGACTTCACAGCTTGCAAGACCAGGCTGAAGCGTGGGAAGAGAGAGAAACACTCAATAAAGAACTTATAGAGTGTGACTGATTTAAAAAAGATATTTTGAGACAAGAAATACTGAGATATTTTGGCATTACAGATGACCAGTTAGATTTCAATGTTTTACAGCTCTCAGGTGGAGAGCAAACAAAAGTTCAAATTGCTAAGTTTCTCATCACAGAAGTAGATATTTTGATACTCGATGAACCCACGAATCATCTAGATATTGATGGTATCATCTTTTTAGAAAAATTTTGCCAAGTTTGGAAAAAAGCGATAGTTTCTATATCCCATGACGTGCAATTTATTAATCATACTTGTAAACGAATTGCAGAAATATCTGGAAAACAAATACATAACTATGCTGGGAACTATAATTTTTATATCACAGAAAAACAAGAACGTTACGACAAACAGATGCGAGATTTCAATAATCAAGAACGAGATATAGAAACTCAAGAATCCTATATTAATAGATTTAGAGCCAACTCTGCGAAAGCTGCTAGTGTTCAAAGTCGAATTAAAGCACTGGATAAGGTTGAAAGGCTTCATAAACCAGAAAATGAAACCACTGCAAAGTTTATTACTCTGCAAACAAATATGAGACTTCCAGAAGTCATTATCCAACTTGAGGAAATAATAGTTTGATATGACTATCCACTGGTGACACTCCCAGAATATATACAGGTACATAAACAGGATAAAATTGGAATCATAGGGAAAAATGGAGCTGGAAAAACAACACTTCTCAAAACTATTCTTTGAGAACTCACAGCACTTTCAGGAACGAGCCAAATTCACCCTAATCTCAATGTTTGAAGTTACTGACAAGTATTAGAGGGTCTTGATACTAGTATGAGTATTATTGCAGAACTATCGAAAGAACACGAAAATACTCAAGAAATTAGAACTATGCTTGGTTGACTCCTCATAACGTGAGACAAAGTAGAACAAGTAATACAAACACTTTCTGGATGAGAACGAGCAAAGGTAGCGCTCACCAAGATGCTGCTTGCAAAACCTGATATCATTATTATGGATGAACCAACCAATCATCTTGATATCCACTCTAAAGAAGTTATTAAACATATGTTACAATCATTTACTGGTACGACGCTTATTGTCTCACATGATAGAGACTTACTTGAGTCGGTATCAAACAAACTCTGGCTGATTAAAGAGCAAATCTTAAGTGTATATGATGAACCAGAGAAGTGATTCTCAGAAATATTCTAAAAAAAAAGAGCTGCTTAGCTCTTTTTTTTAAATATAGTTATTTTTGTTGTACTTATTTTTTTTGTACGAGCTTATAAATATATGAATCAACTTGTTTAATTGTTATAGCTCAATCTGGATAAAAGAGTTTTTCTCACTGATCTATGAGTCCATTTATTTTTGCGTATTCTGCGTACGTTGTATACCAAAATTGCTTTTCTAAATCATCAAAGGTTACGTATGCAGCCCTTCATGGTACAGTCTCTCAGTTAAAATTCAGAATAAATTTTAGTCACGCAGCATGAGATACGGTAGCGCTTGGATTAAAATTATTTTGAGCATCTCATTGAATATATCACTTTCGTTTTGCAAAACATATTTGCTCTTTGTAGTTTGATTCAGAAATATCTTTAAAACAGTTTTGAGCCCCTGTCCCTCAGCTTATATTTTGGTTAGATAAAAGTATTCAAACTAATTCTTCTCGACTAATTTCTTCTTGATCAAAGCTTTTATATACACTATCACTTAAATACCATGGATGCTCGAGTTTCTGAGTAGATTCTGTAGATGTTGAGAATACTCACGCTATTGATTTCTCAATATTTCAGGTGAGAAGTCACTGTAAAAATATAATACCGAGAAGTGATATCAACCATAAACAAAGCGTCTTTTTAAAAAAGTTGAAATCCTCTTGAAGGAACCATGTCCAAGTATCAGTTCATTTTTTATTCTCAAAAATATAGTGTTCCAGTTTCTCTCGTATGGTATAATGTAATTCAGAAATAAAAAATGAATTTCTATAGAAATGAAATACAAACAGTATAGGAATAAAAACGAGAAAATAAGGTGAAACTATTGAAAGTAATCAGAAAATAACGCATTGAATCATAAGCGTTATAAACTCGTTTTTTGATTCATTTTCAAGGTATGAATATTGTTTTTCAACGCTTGTGATTGAAGTCGCATATCATTTACTCATAACAGTAAATGATTCATACCAAAAATCAAAGATAAATAGTGGAGTCTTATTACTATTTTGTATTAATTCCCCTAAATACTCAGGATTTATATACCGAGTTATATATGGATAATGGTGAATCAGGTCAGTATAGAGGATACCTCAATCCTTCTTTCTTAAATCCTGAACTCACTTCACGGAGTCTTTTACTAACACCTCTGCTACAACTGCTTTCATTCCCTCTACTCTCATAAAATCAAAAAAGGCAGTGAGTTTATTTATTTTTTCGATTGGATGACCTATCTTCTTTGCAAGAGCTACACGCTTATAATGAGTAGAAGTGATTGATAGAAATTTTTGGCTATCAGAAATACCTAATAAGAGCAACTTTTCGTTGTATATTTTTTGTAT
This region includes:
- a CDS encoding DUF4332 domain-containing protein, whose protein sequence is MKTIIQYYVVKRIMSDKLHTENSQNIQKIYNEKLLLLGISDSQKFLSITSTHYKRVALAKKIGHPIEKINKLTAFFDFMRVEGMKAVVAEVLVKDSVKGVQDLRKKDGGILYTDLIHHYPYITRYINPEYLGELIQNSNKTPLFIFDFWYESFTVMSKGYATSITSVEKQYSYLENESKNEFITLMIQCVIFGLLSIVSPYFLVFIPILFVFHFYRNSFFISELHYTIREKLEHYIFENKKGTDTWTWFLQEDFNFFKKTLCLWLISLLGIIFLQGLLTGNIEKSIAGVFSTSTESTQKLEHPWYLSDSVYKSFDQEEISREELVGILLSNQNISGGTGAQNCFKDISESNYKEQICFAKRKGYIQGDAQNNFNPSATVSHAAGLKFILNFNGETVPGRAAYVTFDDLEKQFWYTTYAEYAKINGLIDQGEKLFYPDGAITIKQVDSYIYKLVQKK
- a CDS encoding ABC-F family ATP-binding cassette domain-containing protein, giving the protein MFQEIIDEILACHDEFSEHELAEICQVFYDEIPAKIKHETKLKRTAKYMRSEFELHDTTSEQKTLIIGANKQYSLESIPKYLFEGKSSIASSLIDINKLSKSIGAEPLLIDANLKINTNDKVALIGKNGAGKTTLLKMILAKAGILKGEQAEVLDLENIDGNIELASGIKIGYLSQDLFWSDSKNTLRQEMATIFPDITHKIERLHSLQDQAEAWEERETLNKELIECDGFKKDILRQEILRYFGITDDQLDFNVLQLSGGEQTKVQIAKFLITEVDILILDEPTNHLDIDGIIFLEKFCQVWKKAIVSISHDVQFINHTCKRIAEISGKQIHNYAGNYNFYITEKQERYDKQMRDFNNQERDIETQESYINRFRANSAKAASVQSRIKALDKVERLHKPENETTAKFITLQTNMRLPEVIIQLEEIIVGYDYPLVTLPEYIQVHKQDKIGIIGKNGAGKTTLLKTILGELTALSGTSQIHPNLNVGSYGQVLEGLDTSMSIIAELSKEHENTQEIRTMLGGLLITGDKVEQVIQTLSGGERAKVALTKMLLAKPDIIIMDEPTNHLDIHSKEVIKHMLQSFTGTTLIVSHDRDLLESVSNKLWLIKEQILSVYDEPEKGFSEIF
- a CDS encoding S1 RNA-binding domain-containing protein encodes the protein MILEPIYNQEIAKVLNLKEHQVSTTQDMLDEGATVPFISRYRQERTGGLDETVIRAIIELRKGLEQLFKLKNTALQGIFDQGKLTPELERNIVNSNNIKEVEELYKPYKTKKKTLAMLAIEKGFQIVADNFKKNISKIPDNFLAKYDSTEILEGASQIISAEISANMNLRHALRDDLQGYGILISKIKTPTALAKLNKKDAGQVSKFDIYTDFSNRINYLKPYQILALNRGENLGILNIKIEKTEKTYDIIKKRYAGELEISSQFITELEEGLKLGYTTLFKSVENEIRGILTEQGEDDAIITFSKNLGQLLMTKPEYGKTILALDPGFAAGCKMVVLDNLGNPLYFSKIFLSQKDNSKIELSKIIKNYNIDVIVIGNGTGVKESTELVQSISDIDIYIVNESGASVYSASAIAAEEFPNLGSLERGTVSIGRRFIDPLSELVKIPVGSIGVGMYQHDISEKKLEEKLGYVIEDTVNEVGINVNTASVYVLSHISGITKTAAKKIYNNRPYTSRAELKKQLSPKVFKLAIGFLRVPQSKEILDTTDIHPEQYALARFVTKQQNTIESLDSFYKNNEVKIKDLYNDANIQTLEFITHSLSQAGIEKRVLSSHQKATTLSNSDFKAGDIVPGIIRNVLAFGAFVDIGMKQDGLVHISQIADRYVADPKEVVEVGQNIRVKILSIDESTGKIQLSLKDAVSL
- a CDS encoding GFA family protein, producing the protein MTKVTGGCDCGNVRYEAEGEIDGAVSCHCKQCQKIHGIYKPMLVINKTDLKITEDSGLSWYESSPDNKRGFCKDCGSAIFKKPNDDAKAMSDKIMPSVGSLDDTTPWKNQLNVFCKFKGEYYNMPDGEQKEIM
- a CDS encoding pentapeptide repeat-containing protein gives rise to the protein MQKITDLNIQEIMSQDYISDVHFVGINFSNHVFSRKNFSNCTFEKCNLSNITLKNTTLNDIRFKGCKILGLKFGDIDRLLSNFNFYDCTITLTSFFGLSLKGIHFEDCKITESDFTNTYLENAVFGYCDLLKTTFLGCNFKNADLRGSFNFSIDPQHNKFSKTKFSREYCEGLLHQLDIELM
- a CDS encoding MFS transporter — translated: MKNTFLNMMKSRFFIVFLITFVNGLSFTMLFPVLPFIIKIYEAPEVVLGILLGTFSLFQFLAAPILGSLSDKYGRKPILIITQAGTMLSWVVLGVSYLLPEYQFLSFISLPILVIFLSRVFDGITGGNNSVAQAIIADLSTPSERTKVFGMNGAIMGLAIVVGPSIGAFSMGTSYGYLGTAIAGTIISFITLLIMIFFLQESIAEEDKKSKIKISLKNTNLFAQISKWGKFKNIRYTIFMKICMFSAFVGYTSISALYLIDVFRFDAINVGYYMTFTGMFLIFHQTVSIRYFVKKFRDRKSLYIGMIFMGLGFLAMASTKNIILFTVFYFFAVLGISLSWSTLSSLFSRSVDKKNQGEIMGMVAGLESFISVGIPILATLIYTHIDFSIYFLLSILPLVGVLISSLVYKNIHFETVKEAS